A window of the Lolium perenne isolate Kyuss_39 chromosome 7, Kyuss_2.0, whole genome shotgun sequence genome harbors these coding sequences:
- the LOC127314205 gene encoding uncharacterized protein: MDNMTHNSSSSNSWDLDMSLGSHHHPLLFDHPTTTPPPPPPPPLSFHLHPPLPSQQQQHHHQLALDHSPPPSLFPPHHLHHLDLAVDLHRHGHEYHQHQNQQRDQQHDEMQQRPPPPTDQEGSQSQLHQQHQDAVDEAEEELGAMKEMMYRIAAMQPVDIDPATIKKPRRRNVRISEDPQSVAARHRRERISERIRILQRLVPGGTKMDTASMLDEAIRYIKFLKRQVQDLQHQPAPPHQQHYPGGGSSGGAGPSSTVAMAGRPAFLPLGAGSLIDWAGLTRQVDIHGPTSSSSSSSMGGALGFGFSGGGGQSSHGMH; the protein is encoded by the coding sequence ATGGACAACATGACCCACAACTCGAGCAGCAGCAACTCCTGGGACTTGGACATGAGCCTCGGCAGCCACCACCACCCTCTCCTCTTCGACCACCCCACCAcgactccaccgccgccgccaccgccgccattaTCCTTCCACCTCCACCCACCTCTTCCatcacagcagcagcagcaccaccaccagctAGCCTTAGATCATTCCCCTCCCCCCTCCCTCTTCCCTCCTCACCACCTCCACCATCTTGACTTGGCCGTCGACCTCCACCGACATGGCCATGAATACCACCAGCATCAGAACCAGCAGAGAGATCAgcagcacgacgagatgcaacaaaggccgccgccgccgacggatCAGGAGGGTTCGCAGTCGCAGCTTCATCAGCAGCACCAGGACGCCgtggacgaggcggaggaggagctggGCGCGATGAAGGAGATGATGTACCGGATCGCCGCCATGCAGCCGGTGGACATCGATCCGGCTACAATCAAGAAGCCACGCCGCCGCAACGTGCGCATCAGCGAGGACCCGCAGAGCGTCGCCGCGCGCCACCGCCGCGAGCGGATCAGCGAGCGCATCCGGATCCTGCAGCGCCTTGTCCCAGGGGGCACCAAGATGGATACGGCTTCCATGCTCGACGAGGCCATCAGATACATCAAGTTCCTCAAGCGCCAGGTCCAGGACCTCCAACACCAGCCTGCACCGCCGCATCAGCAGCACTATCCCGGCGGgggcagcagcggcggcgctggGCCTAGTAGTACGGTGGCCATGGCGGGACGGCCGGCCTTCCTGCCACTGGGTGCCGGATCCCTGATCGACTGGGCGGGGCTGACCAGGCAGGTGGATATCCACgggccgacgtcatcgtcgtcctcgtcctcgatgGGCGGCGCACTAGGTTTTGGgttcagcggcggcggcggtcaaaGCAGCCATGGAATGCACTGA